A DNA window from Deltaproteobacteria bacterium contains the following coding sequences:
- a CDS encoding N-acetylmuramoyl-L-alanine amidase — MNAITLSPLPFCPSVPLCLPLPFLYHFTQKVLNAAFFVLLLSSFAAAAPRSSVIQGIRTISSADATRVVISLSGPISYELVAEPSATVSTAPTRLHVRFSPAGLAPGVRTTAKVEDGLLKEVRTGLIEDSVIRVSLEVERLGTYRATRFRSPDQLVIQLRKQQHSITPIGLPPRLPNLTTSQKVVSDRQIAMTQSSPVPLPPASTRLSEKSSPQVITNEAKRGVREKEPPPSLPAPRHDTPLPNAQTATKNSEPAPSPFPSSLPSPPTTPTDRQAAIILPLPAPIRPPTKVEEPEPIPSPAQKRYRIMIDPGHGGSDPGTQSASGLQEKTVVLAVSKRLAQKLRARLGAEVALTRTTDVFIPLPERTARANAAKADLFISIHANASPNAETHGIETYYLNNTEDRATIRLAKLENGIRARQQLPQREASLSYILSDLIQTGKEEESISLAQAVQTALVNQARTAVPHANDLGVKKGPFYVLVGAHMPCILVELAFLSHATEAQRLGSTTYQETLAEGLYRGIAEFLRNGPSAKNL; from the coding sequence ATGAATGCAATTACTCTTTCCCCTCTTCCCTTCTGTCCTTCCGTTCCTCTCTGCCTTCCTCTTCCGTTTCTTTACCATTTCACACAAAAAGTTCTCAACGCCGCTTTCTTCGTGCTCCTGCTCAGTTCTTTTGCCGCGGCTGCACCACGCTCCTCCGTCATTCAAGGCATTCGTACCATCTCTTCAGCGGACGCCACCCGGGTGGTGATCTCTCTTTCAGGCCCCATCTCTTATGAGCTGGTTGCAGAGCCGTCTGCTACGGTCTCAACGGCTCCGACTCGCCTGCATGTGCGGTTTTCTCCTGCCGGTCTGGCACCAGGTGTTCGTACAACTGCCAAAGTTGAGGATGGTCTTCTCAAGGAAGTACGCACTGGTTTAATCGAGGATTCAGTTATCCGCGTTTCACTTGAAGTCGAACGATTGGGAACCTATCGGGCGACAAGGTTTCGCTCTCCAGATCAACTCGTTATTCAATTACGTAAACAACAACACAGCATCACCCCTATCGGTCTGCCACCACGTCTTCCAAACCTCACGACATCACAGAAAGTTGTATCAGATCGGCAGATCGCAATGACCCAATCTTCCCCTGTTCCTTTGCCTCCTGCATCGACACGCTTGTCAGAAAAGTCATCTCCTCAAGTCATTACCAACGAAGCGAAACGCGGGGTGCGCGAAAAAGAGCCCCCTCCGTCACTGCCAGCTCCTCGTCATGACACTCCGCTGCCCAATGCGCAGACAGCTACCAAAAACTCCGAACCCGCTCCGTCGCCCTTCCCCTCCTCTTTGCCTTCACCTCCGACAACTCCAACAGATCGACAAGCAGCAATCATCTTACCCCTTCCAGCCCCGATTCGACCTCCGACGAAAGTTGAAGAGCCTGAACCCATACCGTCCCCAGCCCAGAAACGATACCGGATTATGATTGATCCCGGGCATGGCGGTTCCGACCCAGGCACCCAGAGTGCGAGCGGACTCCAAGAAAAGACCGTAGTCCTTGCAGTCAGCAAGCGGCTTGCGCAGAAACTACGTGCTCGTTTGGGGGCCGAAGTCGCGCTCACACGCACAACCGACGTCTTTATCCCTTTGCCTGAACGAACTGCCCGAGCCAACGCGGCAAAAGCGGACCTATTCATCTCGATCCATGCGAATGCAAGCCCCAACGCAGAGACACATGGGATAGAAACGTATTACCTCAACAACACTGAAGATCGTGCAACCATCAGACTCGCCAAGCTGGAGAATGGGATCCGGGCTCGGCAGCAACTACCGCAACGGGAAGCATCACTCTCGTACATTCTCAGCGATCTCATCCAAACCGGCAAAGAAGAAGAATCGATTTCACTCGCGCAGGCGGTGCAAACAGCGCTTGTCAATCAGGCGAGGACAGCCGTTCCTCACGCTAACGATTTGGGAGTCAAAAAAGGGCCATTCTATGTGCTCGTCGGCGCACATATGCCGTGTATTCTCGTAGAACTCGCGTTTCTCTCTCACGCTACCGAAGCGCAACGCCTCGGTTCCACGACCTATCAGGAAACCTTGGCGGAAGGGCTGTATCGCGGTATTGCCGAATTTCTACGCAATGGCCCGTCAGCGAAGAACTTGTAG
- the glnD gene encoding [protein-PII] uridylyltransferase, with amino-acid sequence MIETDTPPPVETFAIPLPPLPPADLDIEADPQFNLRALSKDYRARVYSELEKQQLAGASGTTLVSLHTRLIDRLIQYLFAAATQLYTRRNPRLHQRCVVFAQGGYGRGELNPYSDIDLLFLYHWKITPYVETICDTLYYSLLDAGFIVGHAVRNVRECVALASRDLQVKTALLDHRFLCGDEQLMHEFTTATEREIVAKNSERFFQEKAQESQERHRRHGDSIYMLEPHIKEGKGGLRDLHTAGWLVKVKFKVRTLRELVPKGIVTAAQLDEVEAARDFLWHVRNSLHLLEHTEQDVLTFERQEALAPRLGFTDVASFMHEYYRHATTISAFSRLMQDRCVTTSRLSSFLGRVRGREIREGVRIAENVLSITKPEILSREPVNLVTLFHDAQRHGVQLANDSQQLIRDTVPKLPVALGESPPLRTALFTILAWKQRVSPTLNIMHDLGVLDWLLPELGRLHWRTQRELYHVYTVDAHSLQGVAEIELLRDGAYKATHPLLTQVVREVDKIELLFLAILYHDVGKGYGHDHDERGAAMVKDTAARWNLSPDDTHEWHFLVQHHLRMSSISQRQDLSDEAVITNCARFVETPALLKKLYLLTFADMKAVGPKVWNPWKGELLDELYLRTLEVLETGEPVEENREARLQRRKERLLHALTPLGSPTAVSAFLSAAPENYLLSTPEEAIPRHFELVHRFLRQNGSGEPEPYRATLTHFPEREFSELTIVTRDRPGLFAMLTGVLSSAGLNIAGARISTSEEGLALDVFQLSHADRKEVVMDADTWTHIYSRLAEVLNGKRTLDDLLRATRAPSFLHNKQSRYGTDVTVDNETSPDYTVIDITGPDRMGFLFTITYTLFALDLEIHVAKITTNVDHVLDIFYVTDRHGAKVSHPDHITERIRQRLLGTNGGTR; translated from the coding sequence ATGATTGAGACCGACACACCTCCGCCAGTGGAAACGTTTGCCATCCCATTGCCACCGTTGCCACCGGCAGATCTCGACATTGAAGCTGACCCGCAATTTAACCTTCGCGCGTTGAGCAAAGACTATCGCGCTCGTGTGTACAGCGAACTAGAAAAACAGCAGCTTGCTGGTGCGAGTGGCACCACCCTTGTCAGTCTCCACACCCGTCTGATCGATCGGCTGATCCAATATCTCTTTGCCGCAGCAACGCAACTGTACACCCGTCGCAATCCGCGACTCCATCAACGCTGTGTCGTATTTGCCCAAGGCGGGTATGGGCGTGGAGAACTGAATCCGTATTCTGACATCGACCTGCTCTTTCTTTATCACTGGAAAATTACCCCCTATGTAGAAACCATTTGTGATACCCTCTACTATAGTCTCCTCGACGCGGGGTTTATCGTCGGACACGCAGTCCGCAACGTGCGCGAATGTGTCGCGTTGGCAAGTCGAGACTTACAAGTCAAAACCGCCCTCCTCGACCACCGGTTTTTATGCGGTGACGAACAGCTCATGCACGAATTCACCACGGCAACCGAACGCGAGATTGTGGCGAAGAATTCCGAGCGTTTCTTCCAAGAGAAGGCCCAGGAAAGTCAAGAACGTCATCGTCGGCACGGTGATTCGATCTATATGCTGGAACCTCACATCAAAGAAGGAAAAGGCGGCCTTCGTGACCTGCACACTGCCGGGTGGCTGGTCAAAGTCAAATTCAAGGTTCGCACTCTTCGTGAACTGGTCCCCAAAGGGATCGTCACCGCAGCGCAATTGGATGAAGTTGAAGCCGCACGTGATTTCTTGTGGCACGTACGCAATAGTCTGCATTTACTCGAACATACTGAACAAGATGTGCTGACCTTCGAACGACAAGAAGCGCTTGCCCCACGACTCGGGTTCACTGATGTCGCGAGTTTCATGCATGAGTATTATCGCCATGCCACGACCATCTCCGCGTTCTCCCGTCTGATGCAAGATCGGTGCGTCACCACGTCACGGCTGTCATCTTTTCTTGGCCGCGTGCGAGGCCGAGAGATTCGTGAAGGAGTCCGTATTGCGGAAAATGTCCTCTCTATTACCAAGCCAGAGATTTTATCCCGCGAGCCAGTCAACTTGGTGACCCTATTTCACGACGCTCAGCGTCATGGCGTACAACTAGCCAACGACTCTCAGCAACTCATCCGCGATACGGTCCCCAAACTCCCCGTTGCCTTAGGTGAATCCCCGCCGTTACGCACCGCGCTGTTCACCATCCTCGCCTGGAAGCAGCGGGTGTCACCGACACTCAATATCATGCATGATCTCGGGGTCCTTGATTGGTTGCTACCGGAATTGGGCCGCTTACACTGGCGTACGCAACGTGAGCTCTATCATGTCTACACAGTCGATGCGCACTCACTACAGGGCGTGGCTGAAATCGAACTGCTGCGTGATGGAGCCTACAAGGCCACACACCCACTCCTGACACAAGTCGTTAGAGAAGTCGATAAAATCGAATTGTTGTTTCTTGCCATTCTTTATCACGATGTGGGTAAAGGATATGGACACGACCACGATGAACGTGGCGCGGCAATGGTCAAAGACACTGCGGCTCGCTGGAACCTCTCTCCTGATGACACCCACGAGTGGCATTTTCTGGTGCAGCACCATTTACGTATGTCTTCTATTTCTCAGCGCCAGGATCTCTCCGACGAGGCGGTCATCACGAATTGTGCACGATTCGTTGAAACCCCAGCATTGCTGAAAAAACTCTACTTGCTCACTTTTGCCGACATGAAAGCCGTCGGCCCGAAAGTGTGGAACCCGTGGAAAGGTGAGTTACTCGATGAACTCTACCTCCGCACCCTGGAAGTCCTGGAAACCGGAGAACCGGTCGAGGAGAATCGTGAGGCACGGTTACAACGGCGCAAAGAGCGACTTCTCCACGCCCTTACGCCCTTGGGGTCACCGACAGCCGTATCGGCATTTCTCAGCGCCGCTCCGGAAAACTACCTGTTATCAACGCCCGAAGAAGCGATTCCACGCCACTTCGAGCTGGTGCACCGCTTCCTACGCCAGAACGGCAGTGGTGAGCCGGAGCCGTATCGCGCAACACTCACGCATTTCCCTGAGCGGGAGTTTAGCGAACTGACGATTGTGACCCGCGACCGCCCTGGCCTCTTCGCGATGCTCACCGGGGTACTGAGTTCCGCCGGGTTAAACATTGCTGGGGCACGTATCTCTACTAGTGAAGAAGGCCTCGCTTTGGACGTTTTTCAGCTTTCGCATGCCGATCGCAAAGAGGTCGTCATGGATGCAGATACTTGGACGCATATCTATTCGCGGCTTGCCGAAGTGCTCAATGGCAAGCGCACACTCGACGATTTGTTGCGCGCCACCCGCGCGCCATCGTTTCTGCATAACAAACAGTCACGCTACGGGACCGACGTCACGGTCGATAACGAAACCTCTCCCGATTATACAGTCATCGATATTACTGGCCCCGATCGGATGGGGTTTCTCTTCACCATTACGTACACCCTGTTCGCCCTTGATCTCGAAATACACGTGGCGAAAATTACCACCAACGTCGATCATGTCCTCGATATCTTCTATGTCACAGATAGACATGGGGCAAAAGTTTCCCACCCCGACCACATTACGGAACGTATTCGTCAACGCCTGCTCGGTACCAATGGAGGAACACGATGA
- a CDS encoding clan AA aspartic protease — protein sequence MGLTHVTVTLKSTQPSRRKYEADFLVNTGATDSLAPAKALKKIGVKPAGKMAHELADGTIQEYQFGLVQIEFMGEITAGRVLFGPDNAEPLLGVTALESVGIMVAPTNRTLKRLPAIPLK from the coding sequence ATGGGGCTTACTCATGTGACAGTGACACTGAAAAGCACGCAACCTTCAAGGAGAAAATATGAAGCAGACTTTCTCGTTAATACAGGTGCGACCGATTCGCTTGCTCCTGCGAAAGCTTTGAAAAAAATTGGAGTCAAACCGGCTGGAAAAATGGCGCACGAGCTGGCTGATGGCACGATACAAGAATATCAGTTTGGGCTTGTGCAAATAGAGTTCATGGGCGAGATCACTGCTGGACGAGTGCTTTTTGGCCCTGACAACGCAGAGCCGTTACTTGGGGTAACGGCTCTTGAATCGGTTGGCATTATGGTTGCCCCGACCAATCGGACACTGAAGCGGCTACCTGCTATTCCATTGAAATAA
- a CDS encoding Zn-dependent alcohol dehydrogenase encodes MRAAVLYELKTPLKVEDVDLDNPKAGEVRVKIVANGVCHSYYSVIHGVLRSPLPVVPGHEGAGIVEEIGPEVTMVKPGDHVVLSFAPYCGHCYYCSIGSPVLCDNMRLTMGKGTLLDGTTRLKKNGKAIYHMAGVSCFAQYTVVAETSCIKVANDVPLDKACLVGCGVMTGVGAAINTAKVAPGTNCVVIGCGGVGLNVIQGCAIAGASTIIGVDLMDNKLEYAKQFGATHTINPTKQDLVKTVRGLTEGRGADYAFEVIGLGKTIEQAYACARQGGTTIVVGAPSREDTVTIPASSLLTEKIIRRSVYGSARPHVDMPRLIDLYMKKKLKIDELVSRTYSLDEVNTAMTALERGEVARSVVVM; translated from the coding sequence ATGAGAGCCGCAGTACTCTACGAACTCAAAACTCCGTTGAAGGTTGAAGATGTCGATCTCGATAACCCGAAGGCTGGGGAAGTGCGGGTAAAGATTGTCGCCAATGGCGTATGCCACAGCTATTATTCGGTGATTCACGGTGTGTTACGCTCACCCTTGCCTGTGGTGCCTGGGCATGAAGGGGCGGGCATTGTTGAGGAAATCGGTCCAGAAGTGACGATGGTGAAACCTGGCGATCATGTGGTGCTGTCGTTCGCTCCGTACTGTGGCCATTGCTACTACTGTTCCATCGGGAGTCCAGTCCTGTGCGACAACATGCGTTTGACGATGGGGAAGGGAACGCTGCTGGACGGTACGACGCGCTTAAAAAAGAATGGCAAAGCAATTTATCACATGGCTGGTGTATCGTGCTTTGCGCAATATACTGTGGTCGCAGAGACCTCGTGTATCAAAGTTGCTAATGACGTGCCGTTAGATAAAGCCTGTTTAGTCGGATGTGGAGTGATGACTGGCGTGGGAGCCGCGATCAACACGGCGAAAGTTGCCCCTGGAACTAATTGTGTTGTCATTGGTTGCGGTGGTGTTGGCTTGAACGTGATCCAGGGCTGCGCGATTGCTGGAGCATCAACGATTATTGGTGTCGATTTGATGGATAACAAGTTGGAATACGCCAAGCAGTTTGGCGCGACGCATACGATCAATCCGACCAAGCAGGATCTCGTCAAAACCGTGCGTGGCCTGACCGAAGGGCGTGGTGCCGATTATGCGTTTGAAGTGATCGGCTTAGGTAAGACCATCGAACAGGCCTATGCATGTGCACGGCAAGGTGGCACGACAATCGTTGTTGGCGCACCATCTCGTGAAGATACGGTTACGATTCCTGCCTCAAGCTTACTGACGGAAAAAATCATCAGAAGGTCAGTCTATGGCTCGGCTCGACCGCATGTCGATATGCCACGGTTGATTGATCTGTACATGAAAAAGAAATTGAAGATCGACGAACTAGTATCCCGGACTTACTCACTTGATGAAGTGAATACCGCCATGACAGCACTTGAACGTGGTGAAGTCGCGCGCAGTGTGGTTGTCATGTAG
- a CDS encoding enoyl-CoA hydratase/isomerase family protein, with amino-acid sequence MEWDTIRLETEGPVGYLILDRPASLNAVNDRLITDLEEACKAIQADTSLRVVILKGEGRAFCSGMDLRAASMRPTTTEAIRATWAPWERALQILDSLDQLTIASIHGPCLGAGFELILTCDFRIAAGTAFFSSPQVLYGSPADATATYRLPQLIGLAKAKEIIILGERFDAAKAEQWGLLTKVVEPGRLAEETQKLAERCLQVGWKAAAAVKHLLAQSWTMDLQDLVAGIDHGRTASLETSEFSESMEVYREKRKPRI; translated from the coding sequence ATGGAATGGGACACAATTCGCCTGGAAACCGAAGGACCCGTTGGGTATCTAATCCTTGATCGTCCAGCCTCATTAAATGCAGTGAACGATCGACTGATCACTGACTTAGAGGAAGCGTGTAAGGCAATTCAGGCCGATACGAGTCTGCGCGTGGTCATCCTCAAAGGTGAAGGACGAGCGTTTTGTTCGGGGATGGACTTGCGTGCGGCATCCATGCGCCCCACAACAACCGAGGCAATTCGCGCGACCTGGGCGCCGTGGGAGCGGGCGCTCCAGATTCTTGACAGCCTCGATCAACTCACTATCGCCTCGATTCATGGTCCGTGTCTCGGTGCCGGATTTGAACTCATCCTCACGTGCGATTTCCGTATCGCTGCAGGCACCGCCTTCTTCTCCTCACCACAAGTGTTGTACGGTTCTCCTGCCGACGCCACGGCAACCTATCGCCTGCCGCAACTCATCGGTCTCGCCAAAGCCAAAGAGATTATTATTCTTGGCGAACGTTTCGATGCGGCAAAAGCCGAACAATGGGGATTGTTAACCAAAGTGGTCGAACCTGGCCGTCTGGCCGAAGAAACGCAAAAGCTCGCCGAACGCTGCTTACAAGTCGGCTGGAAAGCTGCTGCAGCAGTCAAACATCTCCTCGCCCAATCATGGACGATGGATCTCCAAGACCTGGTAGCTGGCATCGATCATGGACGTACGGCTTCGTTAGAAACCAGTGAGTTTAGTGAGTCGATGGAAGTGTATCGGGAGAAGAGGAAGCCAAGGATTTAG
- the meaB gene encoding methylmalonyl Co-A mutase-associated GTPase MeaB, which translates to MAITLTQLLDKMFAGDEVALARLMTLVEREGKEVGPILEAISPRLGKAFTIGITGPPGAGKSSVVDRLAALMRKAGKTVGVVAIDPSSPFTGGALLGDRIRMTQHYLDKGVFIRSMATRGSHGGLSRATKDVTKLLDAFGRDYVLIETVGVGQTELDVMGATDTVLVTVVPEAGDGVQVMKAGLMEIADIFVVNKADRDGANRMQTELTLMLDLKYSNLPHPEPGQLFWRIPVLQAQALNNVGMDELFEALGKHHQYLTESGELQRRRKARRREELLSRVEYEVRRRLTTKAKTDADFAHFLDEVSEGKVDPHAASVKILEGAVLREA; encoded by the coding sequence ATGGCAATCACGCTGACACAATTACTTGACAAAATGTTTGCTGGCGACGAAGTGGCGCTGGCACGCTTGATGACTCTGGTTGAACGTGAAGGAAAAGAAGTTGGCCCCATTTTAGAAGCGATTTCTCCGCGCCTTGGGAAGGCGTTTACCATTGGGATTACTGGCCCTCCGGGTGCTGGCAAATCGAGTGTCGTCGATCGTCTGGCTGCCCTCATGCGCAAAGCAGGGAAGACCGTCGGAGTTGTCGCGATCGATCCGTCGAGTCCATTTACTGGCGGCGCTCTCCTCGGTGATCGTATCCGCATGACGCAGCACTATCTCGATAAAGGTGTCTTCATCCGCAGTATGGCGACACGTGGGAGTCATGGTGGTCTTTCGCGCGCGACCAAAGATGTGACGAAACTTCTGGATGCATTTGGTCGTGACTATGTCTTGATCGAAACTGTCGGTGTTGGCCAAACCGAACTCGATGTTATGGGTGCAACGGATACCGTGCTGGTGACTGTGGTTCCTGAAGCTGGTGATGGCGTGCAGGTGATGAAAGCGGGCCTCATGGAAATCGCTGACATCTTTGTCGTCAATAAAGCTGATCGCGACGGTGCGAATCGCATGCAGACTGAATTGACCCTGATGCTCGATCTCAAATACAGTAATTTGCCACATCCAGAACCTGGCCAACTCTTTTGGCGGATTCCCGTGCTGCAGGCTCAGGCACTCAATAATGTCGGTATGGACGAATTGTTCGAGGCGCTTGGCAAGCATCATCAGTATTTGACTGAGAGTGGCGAGTTGCAACGTCGTCGCAAAGCTCGTCGCCGCGAAGAGTTGCTCTCGCGTGTTGAGTACGAGGTACGCCGTCGCCTGACCACCAAAGCAAAAACCGATGCAGACTTCGCGCATTTTCTGGACGAGGTCAGTGAGGGAAAGGTCGATCCTCATGCAGCGTCAGTGAAGATTCTGGAAGGAGCGGTGTTGCGGGAGGCATAA
- a CDS encoding adenosylhomocysteinase yields the protein MASVKGDVKDFALAALGKKRIDWAEQHMPVLRSVREQFARTKPLKGIRLSACLHVTTETANLMRTLKAGGAEVLLCASNPLSTQDDTAASLVKHDGIPTFAIRAEDRDTYYSHLHAVLATKPVITLDDGADLVNLLHTEAKYAQQAGSMRASLEETTTGVIRLRAMEQDKKLKIPVVAVNDADTKHLFDNRYGTGQSTVDGILRATNILFAGKNVVVAGYGWCGKGVAMRARGMGAQIIITEVNPIRALEAAMDGFRVMPMGEAAKQGDVFITLTGDTSVLRKEHFAKMKDGAILCNSGHFDVEIDLVALKSMSKTVEKEVRPNVDAYRIASNRTVYVLGEGRLVNLAAAEGHPAAVMDMSFATQALAVNWVINNKKALDTRVHQVPKSVEEYIATLKLSSMGLKCDRLTAEQKKYLSSWEFGT from the coding sequence ATGGCATCCGTTAAAGGAGACGTAAAAGATTTTGCCTTAGCCGCGCTTGGCAAAAAGCGTATCGACTGGGCCGAGCAGCATATGCCGGTCTTGCGCTCAGTTCGTGAACAGTTTGCCCGCACCAAACCGCTGAAAGGCATCCGCCTCTCGGCGTGTTTGCACGTCACTACCGAAACTGCGAACTTGATGCGGACCCTCAAAGCTGGTGGCGCAGAAGTCCTGTTATGCGCTTCGAACCCGTTGTCTACACAAGACGATACCGCCGCTTCACTCGTAAAACATGATGGCATTCCCACCTTTGCCATCCGCGCAGAAGACCGTGACACCTACTATTCCCATCTGCACGCCGTCTTAGCGACGAAGCCCGTCATCACGCTCGATGATGGTGCTGACCTGGTCAACTTGTTACACACTGAGGCAAAGTATGCCCAGCAAGCTGGTAGCATGCGCGCCAGCTTAGAGGAAACCACCACTGGCGTCATTCGCCTTCGTGCGATGGAGCAAGATAAGAAGCTGAAAATCCCAGTCGTCGCGGTCAACGATGCGGATACCAAGCATCTGTTCGACAATCGCTACGGCACCGGACAATCGACCGTCGACGGCATTTTACGTGCAACAAACATTTTGTTTGCTGGTAAGAATGTTGTCGTAGCCGGCTATGGCTGGTGCGGTAAAGGTGTCGCCATGCGCGCACGCGGTATGGGCGCGCAAATCATTATCACCGAAGTGAACCCGATCCGCGCGCTCGAAGCAGCGATGGACGGTTTCCGCGTTATGCCGATGGGTGAAGCCGCAAAACAAGGAGATGTCTTCATTACTTTGACCGGAGACACCTCGGTGTTGCGGAAAGAGCATTTTGCCAAGATGAAAGACGGCGCCATTCTCTGTAACTCAGGCCACTTCGATGTCGAAATCGACCTCGTTGCTCTGAAGAGCATGTCAAAAACCGTTGAGAAAGAGGTCCGTCCCAATGTCGATGCGTATCGGATCGCCAGCAACCGTACGGTTTACGTTCTCGGCGAAGGCCGCCTCGTTAACCTCGCCGCTGCCGAAGGTCATCCCGCAGCAGTGATGGACATGAGCTTTGCTACGCAAGCACTCGCGGTCAACTGGGTCATCAATAATAAGAAGGCCCTCGATACTCGCGTCCATCAAGTACCCAAGTCAGTTGAGGAGTACATTGCCACGCTGAAACTTTCCAGCATGGGCCTCAAGTGTGATCGTCTCACTGCTGAGCAGAAGAAATATCTCTCCTCGTGGGAGTTTGGGACATAA
- the xerD gene encoding site-specific tyrosine recombinase XerD, with amino-acid sequence MSDTAQTASSATPSDVQIDRFLAYITVEKGLAINTIEAYGRDLADLRRYLATQEMDDLSAAGSRHLIGFLTMLRDRGLSARSQARMLTTLRRFYQFLEREELLTGKNPTANLLLPKIGRRLPQVPSQQQVKAVLEIPEHDSELGIRNLAMLELLYASGLRVSELIHLEVKHINLEAGFLRVRGKGGKERLVPLGSTAKDKINRYLKTARPSLLKGRASNYLFLTRSAKPMTRQAFWQLLRHYALQSTEGGKFYPHALRHAFATHLLEGGADLRAVQAMLGHVDIATTQVYTHLTSERLREVHKKFHPRG; translated from the coding sequence ATGAGTGACACGGCGCAAACTGCATCTTCAGCAACTCCATCTGACGTCCAGATCGATCGTTTTCTTGCCTATATCACTGTTGAAAAAGGCTTGGCAATCAATACGATCGAAGCCTATGGGCGAGACCTCGCCGACCTCCGTCGCTATCTGGCGACACAAGAGATGGACGACCTGAGCGCAGCCGGTTCTCGGCACCTCATTGGGTTTCTCACCATGCTACGCGACCGTGGGCTGTCAGCACGAAGCCAAGCTCGCATGCTAACGACGTTGCGCCGATTCTATCAATTTCTCGAACGCGAAGAGCTGCTCACCGGGAAGAATCCAACCGCAAACTTGTTATTGCCGAAGATTGGGCGTCGATTACCGCAGGTTCCCTCACAACAACAAGTGAAGGCCGTATTGGAAATACCGGAACATGACTCAGAGCTTGGTATTCGCAATCTCGCGATGTTGGAGCTACTGTATGCTTCTGGATTACGCGTCTCCGAATTGATTCATCTGGAAGTGAAACATATCAACTTAGAAGCTGGATTCTTACGCGTTCGTGGGAAAGGTGGAAAAGAACGGCTCGTTCCGCTCGGGTCGACGGCAAAAGACAAAATCAACCGCTACCTCAAAACTGCACGACCGTCCTTACTCAAGGGACGCGCGAGTAACTATCTGTTTCTGACGCGGTCCGCCAAGCCGATGACTCGCCAGGCATTTTGGCAGCTACTGCGGCACTATGCACTGCAAAGTACGGAAGGCGGGAAATTCTACCCACATGCTTTACGTCACGCCTTTGCCACACATCTGCTTGAAGGCGGCGCGGACCTGCGGGCCGTGCAGGCTATGCTCGGACACGTCGACATCGCCACTACGCAAGTGTACACACACCTGACCAGCGAGCGGTTACGGGAAGTACACAAAAAGTTTCATCCGCGCGGGTAG